One genomic window of Solanum dulcamara chromosome 10, daSolDulc1.2, whole genome shotgun sequence includes the following:
- the LOC129870029 gene encoding protein PAT1 homolog isoform X2, producing the protein MDGFEGGTSSSLMEFGDNRPAAEEKFDASQYAFFGSDVVEEVELGGLEDEEDGLPPVGFDDEEYQLGREEGEALGSLSEIDDLSSTFSKFNKDDGGAIKPGFIGDREYRESSSAVEWSQDADFRSWIDRQALDGGESNDSRRWPSQPYSSAVHLLESKTLYRTSSYPEQQQQHEYQHQTPNHHYSSEPVIIPELPFTSFPPSARHPQASANNQLQNPNGPNHPGGQQIPVSSPNFSPFLNTANQLTASHLGPQYGGKFAQGTLPGLPLHNQIPSQWLKQSTLYPGEQSSLTSNMMPQQSHRQNGFAPPHGGLQQPQQPVQQHPLHPPYGHLPGLQSQLFNHHMSPPSQMMNNFDMLGLADLRDQKAKLMLRGRQGLHYSQLGFDVSSQRNVSAWPRFRSKYMSTDELENILRAQLAATHSNDPYVDDYYHQACLAKKSAGAKLKHHFCPNNLRDGSARTRANTDPHPFLQVDALGRVAFSSIRRPRPLLEVDPPKSSATGCIEQKMSEKPLEQEPMLAARVTIEDGLCLLLDVDDIDRFLQFNQVPDGGDQLKRRRQVLLEDLASSLQLVDPLGKSGQSVNLAAKDDVVFLRIVSLPKGRKLLVRYLQLLFPGSELTRVVCMAIFRHLRFLFGGLPSDHGATETTVNLGRTVSLCICEMELKALAACLASVVCSAEPPPLRPVGSPAGDGASVVLKSILERATELLRDPHAAGKCSMPNRAFWQASFDAFFGLLTKYCFSKYDSVMQCFLTQVPPDVAVGGSDAAKAISREMPVELLRASLPHTSEQQRKILLEFAHRSMPVLGVGSQSGGSGGT; encoded by the exons ATGGACGGATTTGAAGGCGGTACCAGTAGTAGTCTCATGGAATTCGGTGACAACCGCCCTGCAG CAGAGGAAAAATTTGATGCTTCACAATATGCCTTCTTTGGTAGTGACGTTGTTGAAGAAGTTGAACTGGGTGGATTGGAGGATGAGGAGGATGGTCTTCCTCCGGTTGGGTTTGATGATGAAGAGTATCAATTAGGCCGAGAAGAG GGTGAAGCTCTTGGATCTTTATCTGAGATTGATGACCTTAGCAGCACATTTTCCAAG TTTAACAAGGATGATGGTGGCGCCATAAAGCCAGGATTTATTGGTGACCGGGAATACAGAGAGA GCTCATCAGCTGTTGAGTGGTCACAAGATGCAGATTTTCGTAGTTGGATTGACCGGCAAGCTCTTGATGGGGGTGAAAGCAATGACAGCAGAAGATGGCCATCACAGCCATACTCTTCTGCTGTTCACCTTTTGGAATCAAAGACTTTGTACAGGACTTCCTCATACCCTgagcaacaacagcaacatGAATATCAACATCAAACTCCGAACCACCATTACTCCAGTGAACCAGTAATCATCCCAGAATTGCCTTTCACTTCATTTCCTCCTAGTGCGAGGCATCCACAAGCTTCCGCAAATAACCAGTTGCAGAATCCAAATGGTCCAAATCATCCCGGTGGACAGCAAATTCCAGTTTCCTCGCCTAACTTTTCGCCCTTCTTAAACACTGCAAATCAATTAACTGCCTCGCATCTTGGCCCGCAGTATGGTGGAAAGTTTGCTCAGGGCACGCTTCCCGGGCTTCCTCTTCATAATCAAATTCCAAGCCAATGGTTGAAGCAATCTACTTTGTATCCTGGGGAGCAATCAAGCCTGACCAGTAATATGATGCCCCAGCAGTCACATCGCCAAAATGGTTTCGCGCCACCACATGGGGGGCTCCAGCAACCCCAGCAGCCTGTCCAACAGCACCCCTTGCATCCACCCTATGGCCATTTGCCAGGGTTGCAATCCCAGCTGTTTAATCACCATATGTCTCCACCCTCGCAGATGATGAACAATTTTGATATGCTTGGGTTGGCTGATTTGAGAGATCAAAAGGCAAAATTAATGCTGAGAGGCAGACAGGGCCTGCATTATTCTCAACTAGGCTTTGACGTTAGTAGCCAGAGAAATGTTAGCGCATGGCCAAGATTTAGATCCAAGTACATGTCAACAGATGAATTAGAGAATATTCTTAGAGCACAGCTGGCTGCTACCCATAGCAATGATCCTTATGTTGATGATTATTATCACCAAGCTTGTCTGGCCAAAAAGTCTGCTGGTGCAAAGTTGAAGCACCATTTCTGCCCAAATAATTTGAGGGATGGTAGTGCTCGAACTCGTGCTAATACTGATCCACATCCTTTTCTCCAGGTTGATGCTCTTGGAAGGGTTGCTTTTTCTTCTATTCGCAGGCCCCGCCCGCTTCTTGAAGTTGATCCACCAAAATCATCTGCTACTGGATGCATTGAACAGAAAATGTCTGAGAAACCCCTGGAGCAAGAGCCAATGCTAGCAGCTAGGGTGACTATTGAGGATGGACTCTGTCTTCTTcttgatgttgatgatattgACCGGTTCCTACAGTTTAACCAGGTTCCAGATGGAGGAGACCAGTTGAAACGCAGGCGGCAGGTTCTGCTTGAGGATTTGGCCTCATCACTTCAGCTAGTTGACCCCCTTGGCAAAAGTGGCCAGTCTGTGAATTTGGCTGCTAAAGATGATGTTGTCTTTTTGAGGATCGTCTCACTTCCCAAGGGCCGGAAATTGCTAGTACGGTACCTTCAGCTTCTTTTCCCTGGAAGTGAACTAACCAGGGTGGTTTGCATGGCTATTTTCCGTCATCTAAGGTTCTTGTTTGGCGGGCTTCCAAGTGATCATGGGGCAACTGAGACTACTGTGAACCTTGGAAGGACTGTGTCACTGTGTATTTGTGAAATGGAGCTCAAAGCACTTGCTGCCTGTCTTGCATCAGTGGTTTGTTCAGCAGAGCCACCTCCGCTCCGTCCCGTTGGAAGCCCTGCTGGAGATGGGGCATCTGTTGTTCTAAAATCTATTCTTGAGAGGGCGACTGAGCTCTTAAGAGACCCGCATGCTGCTGGCAAGTGCAGCATGCCTAATAGGGCATTCTGGCAGGCCTCGTTTGATGCTTTTTTTGGGTTACTCACAAAATACTGTTTCAGCAAATACGACAGTGTAATGCAATGTTTCTTGACACAAGTCCCACCAGATGTGGCTGTTGGTGGATCTGATGCAGCCAAAGCTATTAGTAGGGAGATGCCTGTTGAACTTTTGCGTGCAAGTCTTCCTCACACTAGTGAACAACAGAGAAAGATCCTGTTAGAATTTGCACATAGGTCCATGCCTGTGCTGGGTGTTGGTAGCCAAAGTGGGGGAAGTGGTGGTACATGA
- the LOC129870029 gene encoding protein PAT1 homolog isoform X1 produces MDGFEGGTSSSLMEFGDNRPAGAAAEEKFDASQYAFFGSDVVEEVELGGLEDEEDGLPPVGFDDEEYQLGREEGEALGSLSEIDDLSSTFSKFNKDDGGAIKPGFIGDREYRESSSAVEWSQDADFRSWIDRQALDGGESNDSRRWPSQPYSSAVHLLESKTLYRTSSYPEQQQQHEYQHQTPNHHYSSEPVIIPELPFTSFPPSARHPQASANNQLQNPNGPNHPGGQQIPVSSPNFSPFLNTANQLTASHLGPQYGGKFAQGTLPGLPLHNQIPSQWLKQSTLYPGEQSSLTSNMMPQQSHRQNGFAPPHGGLQQPQQPVQQHPLHPPYGHLPGLQSQLFNHHMSPPSQMMNNFDMLGLADLRDQKAKLMLRGRQGLHYSQLGFDVSSQRNVSAWPRFRSKYMSTDELENILRAQLAATHSNDPYVDDYYHQACLAKKSAGAKLKHHFCPNNLRDGSARTRANTDPHPFLQVDALGRVAFSSIRRPRPLLEVDPPKSSATGCIEQKMSEKPLEQEPMLAARVTIEDGLCLLLDVDDIDRFLQFNQVPDGGDQLKRRRQVLLEDLASSLQLVDPLGKSGQSVNLAAKDDVVFLRIVSLPKGRKLLVRYLQLLFPGSELTRVVCMAIFRHLRFLFGGLPSDHGATETTVNLGRTVSLCICEMELKALAACLASVVCSAEPPPLRPVGSPAGDGASVVLKSILERATELLRDPHAAGKCSMPNRAFWQASFDAFFGLLTKYCFSKYDSVMQCFLTQVPPDVAVGGSDAAKAISREMPVELLRASLPHTSEQQRKILLEFAHRSMPVLGVGSQSGGSGGT; encoded by the exons ATGGACGGATTTGAAGGCGGTACCAGTAGTAGTCTCATGGAATTCGGTGACAACCGCCCTGCAG GTGCTGCAGCAGAGGAAAAATTTGATGCTTCACAATATGCCTTCTTTGGTAGTGACGTTGTTGAAGAAGTTGAACTGGGTGGATTGGAGGATGAGGAGGATGGTCTTCCTCCGGTTGGGTTTGATGATGAAGAGTATCAATTAGGCCGAGAAGAG GGTGAAGCTCTTGGATCTTTATCTGAGATTGATGACCTTAGCAGCACATTTTCCAAG TTTAACAAGGATGATGGTGGCGCCATAAAGCCAGGATTTATTGGTGACCGGGAATACAGAGAGA GCTCATCAGCTGTTGAGTGGTCACAAGATGCAGATTTTCGTAGTTGGATTGACCGGCAAGCTCTTGATGGGGGTGAAAGCAATGACAGCAGAAGATGGCCATCACAGCCATACTCTTCTGCTGTTCACCTTTTGGAATCAAAGACTTTGTACAGGACTTCCTCATACCCTgagcaacaacagcaacatGAATATCAACATCAAACTCCGAACCACCATTACTCCAGTGAACCAGTAATCATCCCAGAATTGCCTTTCACTTCATTTCCTCCTAGTGCGAGGCATCCACAAGCTTCCGCAAATAACCAGTTGCAGAATCCAAATGGTCCAAATCATCCCGGTGGACAGCAAATTCCAGTTTCCTCGCCTAACTTTTCGCCCTTCTTAAACACTGCAAATCAATTAACTGCCTCGCATCTTGGCCCGCAGTATGGTGGAAAGTTTGCTCAGGGCACGCTTCCCGGGCTTCCTCTTCATAATCAAATTCCAAGCCAATGGTTGAAGCAATCTACTTTGTATCCTGGGGAGCAATCAAGCCTGACCAGTAATATGATGCCCCAGCAGTCACATCGCCAAAATGGTTTCGCGCCACCACATGGGGGGCTCCAGCAACCCCAGCAGCCTGTCCAACAGCACCCCTTGCATCCACCCTATGGCCATTTGCCAGGGTTGCAATCCCAGCTGTTTAATCACCATATGTCTCCACCCTCGCAGATGATGAACAATTTTGATATGCTTGGGTTGGCTGATTTGAGAGATCAAAAGGCAAAATTAATGCTGAGAGGCAGACAGGGCCTGCATTATTCTCAACTAGGCTTTGACGTTAGTAGCCAGAGAAATGTTAGCGCATGGCCAAGATTTAGATCCAAGTACATGTCAACAGATGAATTAGAGAATATTCTTAGAGCACAGCTGGCTGCTACCCATAGCAATGATCCTTATGTTGATGATTATTATCACCAAGCTTGTCTGGCCAAAAAGTCTGCTGGTGCAAAGTTGAAGCACCATTTCTGCCCAAATAATTTGAGGGATGGTAGTGCTCGAACTCGTGCTAATACTGATCCACATCCTTTTCTCCAGGTTGATGCTCTTGGAAGGGTTGCTTTTTCTTCTATTCGCAGGCCCCGCCCGCTTCTTGAAGTTGATCCACCAAAATCATCTGCTACTGGATGCATTGAACAGAAAATGTCTGAGAAACCCCTGGAGCAAGAGCCAATGCTAGCAGCTAGGGTGACTATTGAGGATGGACTCTGTCTTCTTcttgatgttgatgatattgACCGGTTCCTACAGTTTAACCAGGTTCCAGATGGAGGAGACCAGTTGAAACGCAGGCGGCAGGTTCTGCTTGAGGATTTGGCCTCATCACTTCAGCTAGTTGACCCCCTTGGCAAAAGTGGCCAGTCTGTGAATTTGGCTGCTAAAGATGATGTTGTCTTTTTGAGGATCGTCTCACTTCCCAAGGGCCGGAAATTGCTAGTACGGTACCTTCAGCTTCTTTTCCCTGGAAGTGAACTAACCAGGGTGGTTTGCATGGCTATTTTCCGTCATCTAAGGTTCTTGTTTGGCGGGCTTCCAAGTGATCATGGGGCAACTGAGACTACTGTGAACCTTGGAAGGACTGTGTCACTGTGTATTTGTGAAATGGAGCTCAAAGCACTTGCTGCCTGTCTTGCATCAGTGGTTTGTTCAGCAGAGCCACCTCCGCTCCGTCCCGTTGGAAGCCCTGCTGGAGATGGGGCATCTGTTGTTCTAAAATCTATTCTTGAGAGGGCGACTGAGCTCTTAAGAGACCCGCATGCTGCTGGCAAGTGCAGCATGCCTAATAGGGCATTCTGGCAGGCCTCGTTTGATGCTTTTTTTGGGTTACTCACAAAATACTGTTTCAGCAAATACGACAGTGTAATGCAATGTTTCTTGACACAAGTCCCACCAGATGTGGCTGTTGGTGGATCTGATGCAGCCAAAGCTATTAGTAGGGAGATGCCTGTTGAACTTTTGCGTGCAAGTCTTCCTCACACTAGTGAACAACAGAGAAAGATCCTGTTAGAATTTGCACATAGGTCCATGCCTGTGCTGGGTGTTGGTAGCCAAAGTGGGGGAAGTGGTGGTACATGA